One Patescibacteria group bacterium genomic window carries:
- a CDS encoding riboflavin kinase, whose translation MSVIIKSKVIKGEGVGKSIGFKTANLDIENSGIDSLEEFGVYDCKIKFKKNFYKGLLHYGPKKTFGNNISAEVLIINFNQDIYGKELEIEIFNKIRNIKKFASKDKLIKQIKKDIKKPQILFNNR comes from the coding sequence ATGTCTGTAATTATTAAATCAAAAGTGATAAAAGGGGAGGGGGTTGGAAAGTCTATTGGTTTTAAGACAGCTAATTTAGACATTGAGAATTCAGGAATTGACAGCTTGGAAGAGTTTGGCGTTTATGATTGCAAAATTAAATTTAAAAAAAATTTTTATAAAGGACTGTTACATTATGGTCCTAAAAAAACTTTTGGTAATAATATTTCAGCGGAAGTTTTAATAATCAATTTTAACCAAGATATTTACGGCAAAGAATTAGAAATTGAAATTTTTAATAAAATAAGAAATATAAAAAAATTTGCTTCTAAAGATAAGTTGATTAAACAAATAAAAAAAGATATAAAAAAACCCCAGATCCTCTTTAATAATCGATGA
- a CDS encoding 50S ribosomal protein L27, giving the protein MAHKKAGGSSSNIRDSESKRLGVKLHDGQFAKAGSIIIRQRGTKFHPG; this is encoded by the coding sequence ATGGCACACAAAAAAGCAGGTGGATCCTCGTCAAATATACGCGATTCAGAATCAAAGCGCTTGGGCGTTAAGCTTCATGATGGGCAATTCGCGAAAGCAGGATCAATTATTATCCGTCAAAGAGGAACAAAATTTCATCCAGG